A single region of the Alosa alosa isolate M-15738 ecotype Scorff River chromosome 6, AALO_Geno_1.1, whole genome shotgun sequence genome encodes:
- the pdxdc1 gene encoding pyridoxal-dependent decarboxylase domain-containing protein 1 isoform X4, with amino-acid sequence MEQPLHKTMVDPMLAEMGRNLNDAMKILENGQKEADEDSGQRRPSWRDIPGPLQGDGQDVASILQLVQNLMHDDEDKQSHRRMQYVGEQGHMALLGHSLAAYISVLDRDRLRKLTTRILSDTTLWLCRLFRYENGSVYYHEDDREGLVKVCRLVINARYEEYSTEGFTALSSKQPVIYQSAACRSGLGQHLCSQLGLPLSSLCTVPCNTMFGSQHQIDVALLDKLIKEDVDTGKVPLLLIANAGTPGAGHTDKLGRLKELCVQYNIWLHVEGVNLATLALGQVTSPVMAATKSDSMTLTPGPWLGLPAVPAVTLYRHEDPALSLAAGLTSSQPVEKLRALPLWLSLQYLGHDGIVQRIKNATQLSQQLLEHLKTLALIKTSVEDELNSPVVVFRFSQDTSAASSGGSLEGYFPGEKEVQDALNRWLGEELAQQVPSSGVDVVELEDEGTCVRFNPLMTAAVLGTQESDIKALVEKLTDVVPLLSSTLRFRQDFREEIHHQAALTYIEDLSWPGLGAIRYEPQCEQDDDNKRQQDVERINGDMLKKLMELDADISFSTGPEFGNETNCIYVGLATEDLDVAELVQTIAATGRDLEESSKLLENMTEVVRKGILEAEAQLQKANEEKLMEEGVLRQIPLVGSVLNWFSPTQMSIKGQTFSLVAGSLDSTESTYAMKTQTGTTPDTPTSTGKRLPGQKLFRRSAAGSDTYSETSSVGQAEEMPRETTPLPPASEEGVTEPPQEELATSDSSLPEVQRQPDGQESEVDSIR; translated from the exons ATGGAGCAGCCCCTTCATAAG ACAATGGTGGACCCCATGCTAGCAGAGATGGGGCGAAATCTAAATGATGCCATGAAGATTCTTGAAAATGGTCAAAA GGAGGCAGACGAAGACTCAGGTCAACGGCGACCCAGCTGGAGAGATATTCCAGGACCACTACAGGGGGA TGGTCAGGATGTTGCCAGTATTCTTCAGCTGGTGCAGAATCTAATGCATGACGACGAAGACAAACAGAGTCATCG CAGGATGCAGTATGTGGGGGAGCAGGGTCACATGGCCTTGTTGGGGCACAGTCTAGCGGCCTACATCTCAGTGCTGGACCGTGACAGACTCCGCAAGCTGACCACACGCATCCTGTCTGACACTACCCTCTGGCTGTGCAGGCTGTTCAG GTATGAGAATGGCTCTGTGTATTACCACGAAGACGACCGTGAGGGCCTGGTGAAGGTCTGTCGCCTGGTGATAAACGCTCGCTACGAAGAATATTCCACAGAGGGGTTCACTGCGCTCAGCTCCAAACAGCCGGTCATCTATCAGAGCGCCGCCTGCAGGTCGGGGCTGGGACAGCACCTCTGCAGCCAG CTTGGGCTTCCTCTGTCCAGCCTTTGCACTGTGCCCTGTAACACCATGTTTGGATCTCAGCATCAAATA GATGTGGCCTTGTTGGACAAGCTTATTAAAGAAGATGTTGACACGGGGAAGGTCCCTCTGCTGTTGATAGCCAATGCAG GAACGCCTGGGGCTGGACACACAGATAAACTGGGACGCCTGAAAGAGCTCTGTGTCCAATACAACATATGGCTTCATGTTGAGgg GGTGAATTTGGCGACTCTGGCCTTGGGTCAAGTCACATCTCCAGTTATG GCAGCTACCAAGAGTGACAGCATGACCCTCACTCCAGGTCCATGGCTTGGACTTCCTGCTGTGCCAGCTGTCACACTTTATAGACATGAGGACCCAGCTCTG TCTCTGGCAGCGGGACTGACCTCCAGTCAGCCAGTGGAGAAGCTTCGTGCCCTGCCCCTCTGGCTGTCCCTGCAGTACTTGGGGCATGATGGGATAGTGCAGAGGATTAAGAACGCCACGCAGCTC AGTCAACAGCTGCTGGAGCATCTCAAGACACTGGCCTTAATCAAGACCTCA GTGGAGGATGAGCTGAACTCTCCAGTGGTGGTGTTCAGGTTCTCCCAGGACACCAGTGCAG CATCCAGTGGTGGATCTCTGGAGGGCTATTTCCCTGGAGAAAAGGAAGTCCAAGATGCTCTCAACAGATGG CTCGGAGAGGAGTTGGCCCAGCAGGTACCGTCCAGTGGGGTAGACGTGGTAGAGTTGGAGGACGAGGGCACCTGTGTCCGCTTCAACCCACTCATGACTGCTGCAG TGTTGGGGACCCAGGAGTCCGACATCAAAGCTTTGGTGGAGAAGCTGACAGACGTGGTGCCTCTTCTGAGCAGCACGCTGCGCTTCAGGCAGGACTTCAGGGAGGAGATCCACCACCAAGCCGCCCTTACCTACATAGAGGACCTCAGCTGGCCGGGCCTGGGTGCCATAAG GTATGAGCCTCAGTGTGAGCAGGATGACGACAACAAGAGGCAACAGGATGTGGAGAGGATCAATGGAGACATGCTGAAGAAACTAATGGAGTTAGATGCAGACATCTCCTTCTCcactg GTCCAGAGTTTGGTAATGAGACTAACTGCATATACGTGGGGTTGGCGACTGAGGATCTTGATGTGGCAGAGCTGGTGCAAACCATTGCAGCAACTGGGAGGGACCTTGAAGAAAGCAGCAAG TTGCTAGAGAACATGACCGAGGTTGTGCGAAAAGGCATCTTGGAGGCTGAGGCACAACTACAGAAAGCTAATGAAGAAAAACTcatggaggag GGAGTCCTGAGGCAGATTCCCCTGGTAGGCTCTGTGCTCAACTGGTTCTCTCCCACTCAGATGTCCATCAAAGGCCAAACGTTCAGCTTAGTTGCAG GTTCCCTGGACTCCACAGAATCCACTTACGCAATGAAAACTCAGACAGGGACCACACCTGACACCCCCACATCAACTGGCAAACGCCTGCCTG GACAAAAGTTATTCAGGCGATCAGCAGCTGGCTCAGACACCTACAGCGAAACTAGTTCAGTGGGTCAAGCAGAGGAGATGCCCCGAGAAACTACCCCACTGCCCCCTGCCTCAGAGGAAGGGGTAACAGAACCTCCTCAGGAAGAACTCGCCACCTCCGATTCTTCTTTGCCCGAAGTCCAACGCCAGCCAGACGGACAGGAGTCAGAGGTGGACTCCATCAGATAA